The following coding sequences are from one Candidatus Ozemobacteraceae bacterium window:
- a CDS encoding Ig-like domain-containing protein, whose translation MNNSPYISRSSQGGSLIYTLRFAIAGLSPADLADRLLLRWVIKRSDGLSFAREFPVSLIEAEAAPTGGTPRLVAFSPADGASDVPGFTPVELAFDLEMDRDSVVGATTISPAPGAAEATWTDNRHLFLTFPAPWAGDTVVTVCVASSATSLAGAGLGREYAWSFTTRDPSGQPAPVLAAVAPASGSLQVAINSRIFLRFSKPMIRASVEAAVAAVQPAVSQFSFDWSADRTVVGILPATLWQAETDYTIEIGASAADTDGLTLGKPVRFTFRTSAASGPTVSMLEPEPESILSVPPTTLKFGFSRAMNRTLTAGAFSVAPAPAGTPTFSWASGDTELTIAWTSPFHEGREVIASFSSAARDSSNLPLSGTTRFRFFTRDATPPGRGRRRSDRRQFGE comes from the coding sequence ATGAATAATTCTCCATATATATCACGCTCTTCTCAGGGCGGCTCTCTGATCTATACGCTTCGCTTTGCCATCGCCGGCCTGAGCCCCGCGGACCTGGCCGACCGGCTCCTCCTGCGCTGGGTCATCAAGCGTTCCGACGGACTCTCCTTCGCACGGGAGTTCCCGGTGTCGCTGATCGAGGCCGAAGCCGCCCCGACCGGCGGAACACCCCGGCTGGTCGCGTTTTCCCCGGCCGACGGCGCCTCGGACGTTCCCGGCTTCACGCCCGTCGAACTGGCGTTCGATCTCGAGATGGACCGCGACAGCGTGGTCGGGGCGACGACGATCTCGCCCGCGCCCGGCGCGGCGGAAGCGACCTGGACCGACAACCGGCACCTGTTCCTGACGTTCCCCGCCCCCTGGGCCGGCGACACGGTCGTGACGGTGTGCGTCGCCTCGTCGGCGACGAGCCTGGCCGGCGCCGGGCTGGGGAGGGAGTATGCCTGGTCGTTCACCACCCGCGATCCCTCCGGTCAGCCGGCGCCGGTCCTGGCGGCCGTCGCCCCGGCGAGCGGCTCCCTCCAGGTCGCGATCAACTCGCGCATCTTCCTCCGGTTCTCGAAACCGATGATCCGCGCCTCGGTCGAGGCGGCCGTCGCAGCGGTCCAGCCGGCCGTCAGCCAGTTCAGTTTCGACTGGTCGGCCGACCGCACCGTCGTCGGGATCCTTCCGGCGACCCTGTGGCAGGCCGAGACCGACTACACGATCGAAATCGGGGCCTCGGCGGCCGACACCGACGGTCTGACCCTCGGCAAGCCTGTCAGATTCACCTTCCGCACCTCCGCCGCATCCGGGCCGACCGTCTCCATGCTCGAACCCGAGCCCGAAAGCATCCTCTCCGTTCCGCCAACCACGCTGAAATTCGGGTTCAGCAGGGCGATGAACCGCACGCTGACCGCGGGCGCATTCTCCGTCGCCCCCGCCCCCGCGGGCACACCGACCTTCAGCTGGGCCTCGGGCGACACCGAACTGACGATCGCCTGGACGTCCCCGTTCCACGAAGGCCGGGAAGTGATCGCCAGCTTCTCATCGGCGGCGCGCGACAGCTCGAACCTCCCCCTCTCGGGAACGACGAGGTTCCGGTTCTTCACCCGCGACGCCACCCCCCCCGGTCGTGGCCGGCGCCGTTCCGACCGACGGCAGTTCGGGGAATGA